In a genomic window of Allomeiothermus silvanus DSM 9946:
- a CDS encoding S8 family peptidase has translation MRKTILLAVTTAILAACGAQPTPRTQAPDLTTLNGNPAVAGEILVKYKGGVTLSSLQPLRGSQQVSAFGDSHWGQLARVQVPKGQELSFAEAYSHQAGVEYAEPNYWVESPREEVQAVSLPKTSAPRLQALPSPITDKYFVEVPAGDPFATTSVGPAAPATPVTYSNVPYLWGIYRTRAPQAWEAGYTGQGVTVAVIDEGVDLTHEDLAANIWTNPDPTNPSCPGLHGYDFVDDDADPSDTGGHGTHVAGTIAAAANGKGVVGQAPEAKIAAVRALGYFGGSNYMLVRAMKYAADCGFKVANNSWGSGAKSKAFYDVISYGTQKGTVYVFSAGNSFREGNRLSWPVGYSPVIPGLIGVGATSANNLRTGFSNAGDYVTVAAPGQGILSTIPTVQNPGDPYAYLQGTSMAAPQVSGVVALLFSAKPNLTPLQVRVALEQSANAALTGQLAKPDYRTQNAGWYGYGLVDAKAALDYVLANY, from the coding sequence ATGCGTAAGACCATTCTGCTTGCAGTTACAACGGCCATTCTCGCCGCCTGCGGCGCTCAGCCCACCCCCCGTACCCAGGCCCCCGACCTGACTACCCTGAACGGCAACCCGGCAGTAGCCGGGGAGATCTTGGTCAAGTACAAGGGCGGGGTCACCCTGAGTTCGCTGCAACCCCTCCGCGGCAGCCAGCAGGTCTCGGCGTTTGGCGATTCCCATTGGGGTCAACTGGCGCGGGTGCAAGTACCCAAAGGCCAGGAGCTGAGCTTCGCCGAGGCCTACTCGCATCAGGCCGGGGTGGAGTACGCCGAGCCCAACTACTGGGTGGAAAGCCCGCGGGAGGAGGTGCAAGCGGTCAGCCTGCCTAAAACCTCGGCACCCCGGCTGCAAGCCCTGCCCAGCCCCATTACCGATAAGTACTTCGTGGAGGTGCCCGCCGGGGACCCCTTCGCCACCACCAGCGTAGGGCCTGCCGCCCCGGCAACCCCCGTCACCTACAGCAACGTGCCCTACCTGTGGGGCATCTACCGCACCCGCGCTCCCCAGGCTTGGGAGGCGGGCTACACCGGCCAGGGCGTAACGGTAGCGGTCATTGACGAAGGGGTGGACCTGACCCACGAAGACCTGGCCGCCAACATCTGGACCAACCCCGACCCCACTAACCCCAGCTGCCCCGGCCTGCACGGCTATGACTTCGTGGACGATGACGCCGACCCCTCAGACACCGGCGGGCACGGCACCCACGTGGCCGGGACCATCGCCGCGGCGGCCAACGGCAAGGGTGTGGTGGGCCAGGCCCCCGAAGCCAAGATTGCCGCGGTGCGGGCTTTGGGTTACTTTGGGGGTTCCAACTACATGCTGGTGCGGGCCATGAAATACGCCGCCGACTGCGGCTTCAAGGTCGCCAATAACTCCTGGGGGAGTGGAGCCAAGAGCAAGGCCTTCTACGATGTGATCAGCTACGGCACCCAAAAGGGCACGGTGTACGTCTTCTCGGCGGGGAACTCCTTCCGCGAGGGCAACCGCCTGAGCTGGCCGGTCGGCTATAGCCCGGTAATCCCCGGCTTGATCGGGGTCGGGGCGACCTCGGCTAACAACCTGCGCACCGGCTTCTCCAACGCGGGCGATTACGTGACGGTGGCGGCGCCTGGGCAGGGGATCCTTTCCACCATCCCCACGGTGCAAAACCCCGGCGACCCCTACGCTTACCTGCAGGGCACCTCGATGGCGGCCCCCCAGGTAAGCGGGGTGGTAGCCCTGTTGTTCTCGGCCAAGCCCAACCTGACCCCGCTCCAGGTGCGGGTAGCCCTCGAGCAGAGCGCCAACGCCGCCCTCACCGGCCAGCTTGCCAAGCCCGACTACCGCACCCAAAACGCGGGCTGGTACGGCTACGGCCTGGTGGACGCCAAAGCTGCGCTGGATTACGTCTTGGCCAACTATTAG